In Candidatus Eisenbacteria bacterium, the DNA window AGGTGCCGGTCTCGGAGACGCCCCAGTTCCCCGCGGGAGGATTCGTCACCGTGACGGCCGGGGCTCCGTTCTGAGAAGGATTGATGGTGAGCGCATAGCCGGGGCTCGCGGCGCCGTACACGCGGACGTTGTACCAGCCCGGCGGCCGGTTGTTCAGTGAGATCTTCTCGGTGTTGGACGACGTGGCCGCCGTCGCGAGGACGGTTCCCGCGGCGTTGAGCAACGCGAGGTCGAGGTTCCCCTGCGAGTTCGGGAAATCGATCCGTACTTCGTCCGCATTGCTCCCCGTGGCCGGCATGTAGAAGCGGTAGTAGTCGTCGTTCCCGGCCGTCTGAATCGTGAGATTGGGAATCGTCCGGATCGGGTTGCAGGGTCCCAGAACCGGACTGTTGGGCCCTCCGATCGGCCGCGGGTCCAGGTCGGAAAGCTGGTTGTTCGGCTCGTAGGGATCCGGATTGATCGGGCCCGCGTTTCCGATCGTGACCAGGATGCGGGCGATGTTGTTCGATTCGTCCATCTCGAGGATGTGATCGTTCGGATCGACCTCCGACTCGAGCCAGTACTGGCCCGCGGGAAGGCCCGTGATGTCGAGGTTCTGACCCGAGAGCGACTTGTCATAGATGTCGGCCCAGCCCACGGAGAGCCCCTGGATCGTGGACGAGCACGACGTGAAGACGCCGGAAGGCGGGGCTCCCGGAAGGGAGCTGTCGTGAACGATCAGATCCAGGATGCAGAAGCTCGTCTTGTCGCCCTGGACCAGAACGGCTCCGACTCCTCCGCCCCCCGTCACGGCCCGCAAGCGGTAGGTGGCCCAATCCTGAAGGTGGATGTGCGAGTGGCCCTGGTGATACTCGAACGCTCCCGCTTCCCGATCGAAGTACGTGCTGTCGCTACGCCAGACGCGTTGCCGGACGTCCTGGGTGCCGTCCCCGTTGTCGGGAAGCACCCCGTAGAGGTACAGCCTGCCCTGACCGACGTTGGCCGTGGCGTTCGAGAATCGAAGGTGCGTTCGACCCGGCACGATGTTCGTGACGATCTCGTGATCGTACAGCTCGTTGGTCCGCGTGAAGATGTCGGGCCGCACCTGGGTGATGGCGCTCGGCGGCGCGTGGGTCGTGTCCACCAGCACGGAGTAAGCCCCGCCCGTGAGATTCGCGTTGTCGATGACCACGTAATACGTCCCCTCCGACAGCAGGGCGTCGACGATCGACGACTGGCCCGACGGACAGGAAGGTGCGTTGTCGTTGCACGCCACCTGGGCCTGGTCCTGGTTCAGGATCGCGATCCGGGTGTCGATGTGGGACGAGTCGCATCCGAGGGTGACATCCATGAGCACCGGCGCGTCGACGGTGATCTGGTACCAGTGGTCCGGGCCGCCCTGATTTCCCCCGAGCTCGCAGGTCACGAGGTAGTCGTCGCAGTCGTTCGAGAGATCGCGGGTGTCGCTGTAGGGCAGGCTGGAAATCATCGTGGCGGTGCCGGCGTCGGACCCGCTGCAGGCCGGCCCGGGTCCCTGCCAGCGGACGTTCAGCTCGTACGGACCCGCCTCTCCGTTGTATCCGTCCACCACGATGTAGTAGGTCCCGGCGCTCACGCTGAAGTCGCTGATCCGAGACTGATAGCCGCAGCCGGGATCGTCGTCGTTGCACGCGAGGATCGTGAAGCCTTCGGTGAAGATCGCGAGCCGCGTGTCGTAGGTCTGGATTCCCGCCGAGGCACAGGTCGTCCACGCGTTGATGACACCGCCCTGGGGGAGCGTCAGCTTGTAGAAAGTGTCCGGCGACGTGTCGGCGCCTCCGCTGGTGCAGGGGGGAAGCACGATGTCATTCCCCTTGCCCACCGTGGTGCCCGTGTCTCGGAAGATCGGCGCCTGGATGAGGGTCGCGTTGGCCGGGTTGGAGCCGCCGTCGGTGACGGTGAGCGGGACCTGGGAGGCGAGCGCCGGAAGCCCGGCCTGGAGGGTGCGCCAGGACGGTGCGCTGCGGGCCGCTTGCACTTCCACCGGGGGTACCTTCGCTGCGTCCGCGGACCCGCAGGCTGCGAGGAATACGGCGAACGCGACACCAAAGGAGACAATACGCACGATGGGACCCGGACCAAGAGTGAGGACGAGGGGAAGTGCCTGAGCTCCAGTATATCAGCCGACGTGTGGGTGGGAAAGGCCACGCGTCGAGCCGAAGTTGACAGCGAACGCCAAGTAGCGGTAGCATTTAGAGTAGCCGTCAGGATGGTTTCGCGTTTCGTGTGGATCTTCCCCTCAACGCCCTCGAGACCTCTTCTGAAACCGATTCCGCGCTCCATGATCTTGGCTTTGATCGTCGTCGGGATGGTTCCCTCGCTCGGAATCCCCGCACCGGCCGTGCCGTCCAACGCCTCCGTTGGAGCATGGGCGGGACCGTTTGCCTGGCCACTGGTCGCCGTGCACATGACGCTCCTGCCCAATGGGAAGGTCCTGGCGTGGGATTTTCACAGTCATCAAGACGGGGTGTTTGTCTGGGATCCGACGAGCGGCCAGTTCACCCCCAAGCCGTACGAGAATCCGGACAACCTCTTCTGCGCGGGCCACATGGTTCTCGCGGATGGGCGCGTGCTGGTGAATGGCGGGCACGTCGAGGCCTATGTCGGGCTTCCCGCGACGGCGCTCTTCGACCCGGCGACGGCGAGCTGGACCACGGGCACTCCCATGACCTTCGATCGCTGGTATCCCTCCACGGTGGCGCTGCCGGACGGTCGCGCGCTCACGATCTCCGGAGCGATCAACTGCGCCGACTGCAGGAACCCGGGGGCACCGGATGCCGGTATCGCCGAGATTCCGGAGATCTACGACCCTCTGGATGACTCCTGGGTCTTGCTCCCGGACGCTTCCCTGAATCTTCCCCTCTATCCGCAGGTCTTCGTTCTTCCCGACGGCAGGGTGCTGGCGTCGGGTACCCAGCTCGAGCCGATCGCATCCTCCGTGCTCGATGTGAACGGTCAGGCCTGGAGCACGGTGGATCCCACCGTCGTCGATGGCGGAAGCGCCGCCATGTACCTTCCCGGGAAGGTGCTGAAGTCTGGCGCGGCCATCAATCCGGACTTTCCGGCCGGCCCTTCGAGCGCATCGACTCACGTGCTCGACATGACGGCGCCCGGCCCTTCCTGGCGTCAAACCGCCGCCATGGCATTCGCTCGAACCAAGCAAAATCTCACCATCCTGCCGGACGGGACCGTCCTCGCGACGGGCGGATCTCGAAACTCGAACGGAGGCGACCTGCTGGGCGCGGTACACGAAGCGGAGCTCTGGTCTCCGGTCACGGAAACCTGGACGACGATGGCCGCCATGCAGACCCCGCGCATGTATC includes these proteins:
- a CDS encoding pre-peptidase C-terminal domain-containing protein, producing MEVQAARSAPSWRTLQAGLPALASQVPLTVTDGGSNPANATLIQAPIFRDTGTTVGKGNDIVLPPCTSGGADTSPDTFYKLTLPQGGVINAWTTCASAGIQTYDTRLAIFTEGFTILACNDDDPGCGYQSRISDFSVSAGTYYIVVDGYNGEAGPYELNVRWQGPGPACSGSDAGTATMISSLPYSDTRDLSNDCDDYLVTCELGGNQGGPDHWYQITVDAPVLMDVTLGCDSSHIDTRIAILNQDQAQVACNDNAPSCPSGQSSIVDALLSEGTYYVVIDNANLTGGAYSVLVDTTHAPPSAITQVRPDIFTRTNELYDHEIVTNIVPGRTHLRFSNATANVGQGRLYLYGVLPDNGDGTQDVRQRVWRSDSTYFDREAGAFEYHQGHSHIHLQDWATYRLRAVTGGGGVGAVLVQGDKTSFCILDLIVHDSSLPGAPPSGVFTSCSSTIQGLSVGWADIYDKSLSGQNLDITGLPAGQYWLESEVDPNDHILEMDESNNIARILVTIGNAGPINPDPYEPNNQLSDLDPRPIGGPNSPVLGPCNPIRTIPNLTIQTAGNDDYYRFYMPATGSNADEVRIDFPNSQGNLDLALLNAAGTVLATAATSSNTEKISLNNRPPGWYNVRVYGAASPGYALTINPSQNGAPAVTVTNPPAGNWGVSETGTYTTTWTASDPEGNPTWVDVFLNTSPALDGNEIFLATSQATPGAQGFYVINPASLPQAKYYVYVRITDGGTTTGDWSTGTITILDVTGVENSPVAAAWRLLPSAPNPFNPEVALRLEVKQQSRVSWRIHDARGALVRTLEKGPLPVGLHERRWDGRDDRGRSVASGVYYMIVEAEGFTGRRKLTLLR